In one window of Psychrobacter sp. P2G3 DNA:
- a CDS encoding transporter substrate-binding domain-containing protein: MKQLYRVLPIVLSVGLFGCGNSNNATTTATQESANTNSPAVTESKDTFVSKLPDSAPVIKVATTGTMPPFSFQDDYGNMQGIDIDAIRAIGEEQGFKVEFYKETWQDMFDSVESGGRDLAVSGISYKDDRNVKYGLSTPYFFNPSAMMYSNKDLKLNSLEDLGGLHVAGMEGAKPAEQLKEIGKYGELSTRTTAFLLFEDLMQNKVDVILHDLPILQYTAKTHPEYKVTIVPYEGEDTPSAQQVVLIAKGNTDLIKTVNEGITKLKTEGTFKAIEEKWLGGTQPAAETTEQAN; this comes from the coding sequence ATGAAGCAATTATATCGAGTACTTCCTATCGTACTAAGTGTTGGGTTATTTGGCTGTGGCAATTCTAATAATGCTACTACTACTGCTACGCAAGAGAGCGCAAATACCAACAGTCCAGCAGTAACAGAAAGCAAAGATACTTTTGTAAGTAAGTTACCTGATAGCGCTCCAGTAATTAAAGTAGCTACAACGGGTACGATGCCTCCATTCTCTTTCCAAGATGACTACGGCAATATGCAAGGTATCGATATTGATGCAATCCGCGCAATCGGTGAAGAGCAAGGCTTTAAGGTTGAGTTTTATAAAGAGACTTGGCAGGATATGTTCGATAGTGTGGAGAGTGGTGGTCGTGATCTAGCGGTATCGGGTATCTCTTACAAAGACGACCGTAACGTAAAGTATGGCCTATCAACACCTTACTTTTTCAATCCATCAGCCATGATGTACTCAAATAAAGATTTAAAACTAAATAGTTTAGAAGATTTAGGAGGGTTGCATGTTGCAGGTATGGAAGGCGCAAAACCAGCAGAGCAGTTAAAAGAGATTGGTAAATATGGTGAGCTTTCTACAAGAACCACAGCCTTTTTACTATTTGAAGACTTGATGCAAAATAAGGTTGACGTCATCCTACATGATTTGCCTATTTTGCAATATACCGCAAAAACTCATCCAGAATATAAAGTCACTATCGTGCCTTATGAAGGAGAGGATACGCCATCAGCACAACAAGTAGTACTTATAGCAAAAGGTAACACTGATTTAATTAAAACTGTTAACGAAGGCATCACCAAGCTTAAAACAGAAGGCACGTTTAAAGCGATTGAAGAGAAATGGTTAGGTGGAACTCAACCTGCTGCCGAAACTACTGAGCAAGCAAACTAA
- a CDS encoding ATP-binding protein: protein MATTHNVDNKRYQGLIISIALFLSLIGALLAFTFYTSSLLERNTILIDQTNQVANSAQAVIKDLFDLDNSYGEDTNSPHMQRVFERLERNTSLITDSIAAIGQGGTITDADGNSYNLPKVDSVAQAEITAANEQWQLLEPKIQAYLKDADNIMVDSADELTQAVEQAKTSSLLINDSLDQLTDDVFTSAENQANTIRLIQVLGVVAIFSYFLIFVFFFVRRLRDTDAEALAARRETQEIMQTVNTGLFLLDKDLNIGQQHSQALNSIIGADSLAGENFANVLRGRISDKDLTTTRQFVEQLYNPRVKEKLVNDLNPLHKVLLHNTSGEHGSDSRFLDFRFSRVYEDKDIARILVNVNDVSDAVYLEQRLEKERSQNDMQIEMLTTILNVNPKIINEFIANTKSHIEKINNVLKNPGSTQYELEVKLNSIYREMHSLKGEASALKLHSFTKIASEAEDQLNVLQNQGKLSGNDFLPLAVHLDDLLSLSNTIEKLGERINRSSPASAANSSAATTPNSVVADSSTPVAETQATNFSMNDLEVEGNNIDLEEESDNHLLAYYHDFAQDIAARQGKQVQLDSTTLGQVRIPERLRNTVKEISIQLLRNAVVHGIETPDIRQSVGKPAVGTIGLEMQSSGQDFVVTLQDDGQGIDYDSIREKLVKEGRFDVQEASQLDHSGLLKQLFSSGFSTKENADEDGGRGVGLDIIKAQVKEYDGKLNINSEYGKMTRFVITLPNA, encoded by the coding sequence ATGGCAACCACACATAATGTCGATAATAAACGTTATCAGGGTCTGATCATCTCAATTGCACTATTTTTATCCTTGATCGGTGCTTTGCTCGCGTTTACGTTTTATACCTCAAGTTTATTAGAAAGAAATACGATTCTAATTGACCAAACCAACCAAGTGGCTAACAGCGCGCAAGCGGTGATTAAAGACTTATTTGACTTAGACAACAGTTATGGTGAGGACACCAACTCTCCACATATGCAGCGGGTTTTTGAGCGCTTAGAGCGGAATACTTCATTAATTACTGACTCTATTGCTGCTATCGGACAAGGCGGCACGATTACTGATGCTGATGGCAACAGTTATAATTTGCCGAAAGTTGATAGTGTTGCGCAAGCAGAAATTACGGCAGCTAATGAGCAATGGCAACTTTTAGAGCCTAAGATTCAAGCTTATCTGAAAGATGCTGATAACATCATGGTTGACTCTGCAGATGAGCTGACTCAAGCGGTTGAACAGGCAAAAACTTCAAGTTTGCTTATTAACGACTCTTTAGATCAACTTACTGATGACGTATTTACGAGTGCTGAGAACCAAGCAAATACCATTCGTCTGATTCAGGTACTTGGTGTTGTTGCTATCTTCTCTTACTTCTTGATCTTCGTATTCTTCTTTGTACGTCGCTTGCGTGATACTGATGCTGAAGCATTGGCTGCACGTCGCGAAACACAAGAGATTATGCAAACGGTTAATACAGGTTTGTTCTTGCTTGATAAAGACTTAAATATCGGTCAGCAGCATTCACAGGCACTTAATAGTATTATTGGCGCTGACAGCTTGGCAGGAGAAAACTTTGCCAACGTACTACGTGGGCGTATTTCTGATAAAGATCTAACGACCACCCGTCAATTCGTTGAGCAACTATATAACCCACGCGTTAAAGAGAAACTTGTCAACGACCTTAATCCTCTACATAAAGTCTTGCTACATAACACATCTGGTGAGCATGGTTCAGACAGTCGTTTCTTGGATTTTAGATTCTCACGTGTTTATGAAGATAAAGATATTGCTCGTATTTTGGTCAACGTTAATGATGTGTCAGACGCTGTTTACTTAGAACAACGTCTAGAAAAAGAGCGCTCACAGAATGACATGCAGATTGAGATGTTAACAACCATCTTGAACGTAAATCCAAAAATCATTAATGAGTTCATCGCTAATACCAAAAGTCATATCGAAAAAATCAATAATGTATTGAAGAATCCTGGAAGCACGCAATACGAGCTTGAGGTTAAGTTAAACTCTATCTATCGTGAAATGCATAGCTTGAAAGGTGAGGCTTCAGCATTAAAACTGCATAGTTTTACTAAGATTGCATCAGAGGCAGAAGACCAGCTTAACGTGCTACAAAATCAAGGCAAGCTATCAGGTAATGATTTCCTACCTTTGGCAGTGCATTTAGATGACTTATTGAGCCTATCTAATACTATCGAAAAATTAGGAGAACGTATAAATCGTTCGTCACCAGCAAGTGCAGCGAATAGCAGTGCGGCGACAACACCAAACTCTGTAGTGGCAGATTCGAGTACGCCTGTAGCCGAGACTCAAGCAACAAACTTTTCGATGAATGATTTAGAAGTTGAAGGTAATAATATTGACTTAGAGGAAGAGTCAGATAATCATCTACTAGCTTATTATCATGATTTTGCGCAAGATATTGCAGCAAGACAAGGTAAACAAGTACAGCTTGATAGTACTACTTTAGGGCAAGTTAGAATACCAGAACGCCTTAGAAATACCGTTAAAGAAATTAGTATCCAGCTGCTACGTAACGCTGTAGTGCACGGTATTGAGACACCTGATATACGTCAATCAGTGGGTAAACCTGCTGTTGGTACTATTGGTCTAGAAATGCAAAGTAGTGGCCAAGACTTCGTTGTTACTTTACAAGATGACGGCCAAGGCATTGACTATGACAGTATTCGTGAAAAGCTAGTCAAAGAAGGTCGTTTCGATGTACAAGAAGCGAGTCAGCTTGATCATAGTGGCTTACTAAAGCAACTATTTTCTTCTGGGTTTTCTACCAAGGAGAATGCGGACGAAGACGGCGGTCGCGGTGTTGGTTTAGATATCATCAAGGCTCAAGTAAAAGAATACGATGGTAAGCTCAATATAAATAGTGAGTATGGCAAGATGACGCGTTTTGTCATTACGCTACCTAACGCTTAA
- the tsf gene encoding translation elongation factor Ts, producing the protein MTEVKVSAKMVKELRDRTGLGMMECKKALEESNGDVEVAIDNLRKSGQAKAAKKAGNIAADGAIIIAQGDNKAFLLEVNCQTDFVAKDDSFTAFAEKVANLALENNVTDVAAISELPYGEGQTVEEARVSLVQKIGENIQIRRVETLEGNNIASYRHGLRIGVVVSYEGGSADTGKNLAMHIAAFNPVAVDDEDVAADVLAREKDIIEAKAKESGKPDNIVEKMIEGGLRKYLDEVTLLRQPYVMDNEKKVGDVLKAEGVKVLGFKRLEVGEGIEKKQEDFAAEVAATQALANK; encoded by the coding sequence ATGACAGAAGTAAAAGTATCTGCCAAAATGGTAAAAGAACTGCGCGACCGTACTGGTCTTGGCATGATGGAATGTAAAAAAGCGTTAGAAGAATCAAACGGTGATGTTGAAGTTGCCATCGATAACTTGCGTAAATCTGGTCAAGCAAAAGCGGCCAAAAAAGCAGGTAACATCGCAGCTGACGGCGCTATCATCATCGCTCAAGGCGACAATAAAGCATTCTTATTAGAAGTTAACTGCCAGACTGACTTCGTTGCAAAAGATGATAGCTTCACTGCATTTGCAGAAAAAGTGGCTAACCTTGCACTAGAAAACAACGTGACTGACGTTGCTGCTATCTCTGAGCTACCGTATGGCGAAGGCCAAACCGTTGAAGAAGCTCGTGTATCTCTAGTACAGAAAATCGGTGAGAACATTCAGATCCGCCGTGTTGAAACCCTAGAAGGTAACAACATTGCATCATACCGTCACGGTCTACGTATCGGTGTGGTTGTATCTTACGAAGGTGGCAGTGCAGATACTGGCAAAAACCTTGCCATGCACATTGCTGCATTCAACCCTGTCGCAGTAGATGACGAAGACGTTGCAGCTGACGTACTAGCACGCGAAAAAGATATCATTGAAGCAAAAGCGAAAGAGTCTGGCAAGCCTGACAACATCGTTGAGAAAATGATTGAAGGTGGCTTACGTAAATACCTAGACGAAGTAACTTTACTACGTCAGCCTTACGTTATGGACAATGAGAAAAAAGTTGGTGACGTTCTAAAAGCTGAAGGCGTAAAAGTACTTGGTTTCAAACGTTTAGAAGTTGGTGAAGGCATCGAGAAAAAGCAAGAAGACTTCGCTGCTGAAGTTGCTGCTACACAAGCATTAGCCAATAAATAA
- a CDS encoding chemotaxis protein CheX: MKEQKLQIFLNIISNYFNQFGGAELIADTPYLLENKQPKVHDYTGVIGISGVQKGVVYFSATRELLASILNSMGETDESEDIYMDLAGEVANTIAGNARNEFGAEFHISVPFVFKGSPQSIVLPSGERSFIIPITWLSQVGEIVVCLQD; encoded by the coding sequence ATGAAAGAACAAAAGCTACAGATTTTTTTGAACATTATTAGCAACTATTTTAACCAGTTTGGGGGTGCAGAGCTCATCGCTGATACTCCCTACTTGTTAGAAAATAAACAGCCAAAAGTCCATGACTATACAGGTGTAATTGGTATATCAGGGGTTCAAAAAGGCGTGGTGTACTTTTCAGCAACGCGTGAATTACTGGCTTCTATATTAAACAGTATGGGCGAAACTGACGAGAGTGAAGATATTTACATGGACCTTGCGGGTGAGGTTGCCAATACGATAGCTGGCAATGCACGCAATGAGTTTGGTGCAGAATTTCATATCTCGGTACCGTTCGTGTTTAAAGGTTCACCGCAAAGTATTGTATTACCTAGCGGTGAGCGTTCCTTTATCATTCCCATCACTTGGCTGTCGCAAGTCGGCGAGATTGTGGTCTGTCTGCAGGATTAA
- a CDS encoding transporter substrate-binding domain-containing protein, with product MKTLYKVLPIILSVGLFGCGNSSTSNNAATQESTSTPTTKGKDDFVSKLPDTAPVIKMGTEANYAPYEFKDEYGNVTGFDIELMNHIGESQGFKVEVYNDPWKKLFDNIDSKNRDMVAAGLTYSDERNSKYLLSDAYAPLPTSLVYLDDKLNIKSLNDLNDVRIGVLSDSEPYQFFAKGDYKVGALEQYPTTFAAVQAMAQDKVDAVVDDSGVIRYLLNDLSDLTPIYFDYEGIGADGARKVFLIDKNQPELLKKVNAGLEGLKKDGTYAVLTTKWFGEDLTETALKQQKMLKTS from the coding sequence ATGAAAACCTTGTATAAAGTACTTCCGATCATACTAAGTGTTGGTTTGTTTGGTTGTGGCAACTCTAGTACTTCTAATAATGCCGCTACTCAAGAAAGCACTAGTACGCCTACTACCAAAGGTAAAGATGACTTTGTTAGTAAGTTACCTGATACAGCCCCTGTGATTAAGATGGGTACTGAAGCAAACTATGCTCCATATGAGTTTAAGGACGAATACGGCAATGTTACTGGATTTGATATAGAACTCATGAATCATATTGGTGAGTCTCAAGGCTTTAAGGTTGAGGTCTATAATGATCCTTGGAAGAAGCTGTTTGATAATATAGATAGTAAGAATAGAGATATGGTGGCAGCTGGTCTTACTTACAGTGATGAAAGAAATAGCAAATATTTACTGTCAGATGCTTATGCGCCCCTGCCTACCAGCCTAGTGTATTTAGATGATAAATTGAATATCAAGTCATTAAATGATTTGAATGACGTGCGTATTGGTGTATTAAGCGATTCTGAACCTTATCAGTTTTTTGCAAAAGGCGATTATAAAGTGGGTGCTCTAGAACAGTATCCAACCACATTTGCAGCAGTACAAGCTATGGCACAAGATAAAGTCGATGCGGTCGTAGATGATTCTGGTGTTATTCGCTATTTATTAAACGATTTATCAGATTTAACGCCAATATATTTTGACTATGAAGGTATTGGTGCAGATGGTGCTCGAAAAGTTTTCCTCATTGATAAAAATCAGCCTGAATTACTTAAAAAGGTCAATGCAGGGCTAGAAGGGTTAAAAAAAGATGGTACTTATGCTGTGTTAACGACAAAATGGTTTGGTGAAGACTTGACTGAAACGGCTTTAAAACAGCAAAAAATGTTAAAGACAAGCTAG
- the rpsB gene encoding 30S ribosomal protein S2 encodes MATKNPTKIEMRDLLQAGAHFGHQTRFWNPKMGPYIFGARNKIHIINLEHTVKAFNEALTYVNGLAAKKNKVLFVGTKRAASGIIREQAARAGMPYVDHRWLGGMLTNWKTLRQSINRLKELEKQAEDGTFAKLTKREALERTRDMEKLERSLGGIKDMGGLPDAIFIVDVDHEAIAIKEAKNLGIPVIGIVDTNSNPDNVDYIIPANDDAIRAVTLYVTSIADAIIAGKEYAQTQAGGKAEQEQTSEQAPAATEEAPAEAKAEEAATPAE; translated from the coding sequence ATGGCTACAAAGAATCCAACTAAAATTGAAATGCGTGACTTACTACAAGCCGGCGCTCACTTTGGTCACCAAACACGTTTTTGGAATCCAAAAATGGGTCCATATATCTTTGGTGCACGTAACAAGATTCACATCATCAACTTAGAGCATACTGTAAAAGCATTCAACGAAGCATTGACTTACGTGAATGGCCTAGCTGCTAAGAAAAACAAAGTATTATTTGTTGGTACTAAACGCGCTGCTAGCGGTATCATCCGTGAGCAAGCTGCTCGTGCTGGCATGCCATACGTTGACCATCGCTGGTTAGGTGGTATGTTGACTAACTGGAAAACACTACGCCAGTCAATCAACCGTCTAAAAGAGCTTGAAAAGCAAGCAGAAGATGGTACTTTCGCTAAGCTAACTAAGCGTGAAGCGTTAGAGCGTACTCGCGATATGGAAAAACTTGAGCGTTCACTGGGCGGTATTAAAGATATGGGTGGCCTACCTGATGCAATCTTTATCGTTGATGTAGATCATGAAGCGATCGCGATCAAAGAAGCTAAAAACCTAGGTATCCCAGTTATCGGTATCGTTGATACGAACTCTAACCCAGACAACGTTGATTACATCATCCCTGCAAACGATGATGCTATCCGTGCTGTGACGCTGTATGTAACTTCTATTGCTGATGCGATTATCGCTGGTAAAGAGTATGCACAGACTCAAGCTGGTGGCAAAGCTGAGCAAGAGCAAACTTCAGAGCAAGCGCCTGCTGCTACTGAAGAAGCACCAGCTGAAGCTAAAGCAGAAGAAGCTGCAACTCCAGCAGAATAA
- a CDS encoding transporter substrate-binding domain-containing protein yields the protein MKTLYKVLPIMLSVGLFGCSNSTNNATTQENANNSSTAAVENKSQFVSKLPDTAPIVKLSTDAQFAPYGFNDEYGSVTGFDIDLMRQIGEDQGFKVEIYSDPWEEVFENLDNKTRDMLAAAVPYSAERDRKYLLSDPYAPLPSSLVYLDKSLELKSLKDLGSVKIGVLGDTVQHKYFSSGENKVESVTPYPSTFLAVKAMAQGEVDAVAEDAGALRYIMNDLPDLQPNYFDYEDIHAESAYKVLLVERDQPELLEKVNAGLKSLKENGTYATLTTKWFGEDLTQAVSQQRKPNT from the coding sequence ATGAAGACATTGTATAAAGTACTTCCAATTATGTTAAGTGTTGGATTGTTTGGATGTAGCAACTCCACTAATAACGCGACTACGCAAGAGAATGCTAATAACAGTAGTACAGCAGCTGTTGAAAACAAAAGTCAATTTGTAAGTAAGTTGCCTGATACAGCGCCAATAGTGAAGCTTTCTACTGATGCACAGTTTGCGCCTTATGGTTTTAACGATGAGTACGGTAGTGTCACTGGGTTTGATATCGATCTCATGCGTCAGATCGGTGAAGATCAAGGATTTAAAGTCGAGATCTATAGTGATCCATGGGAAGAGGTGTTTGAAAACTTAGATAACAAAACTCGAGATATGCTTGCAGCAGCTGTGCCTTATAGTGCTGAGCGTGATCGGAAGTACTTACTTTCAGATCCATATGCGCCGCTACCATCAAGCCTTGTATATTTAGATAAATCCTTAGAACTCAAATCGTTAAAAGATTTAGGTAGTGTCAAAATAGGAGTGCTCGGTGATACGGTACAACATAAATATTTTAGTAGCGGTGAAAACAAAGTTGAATCTGTCACTCCATATCCATCAACTTTCTTAGCAGTAAAAGCAATGGCACAAGGTGAAGTCGACGCTGTCGCAGAGGATGCTGGTGCCCTTCGTTATATTATGAACGACCTGCCTGACTTACAACCAAATTATTTCGACTATGAAGATATTCATGCAGAAAGTGCATACAAAGTACTCCTTGTTGAAAGAGATCAACCTGAGTTACTTGAGAAGGTAAATGCAGGTCTAAAAAGTCTTAAAGAGAATGGTACTTATGCCACCTTAACCACAAAGTGGTTTGGTGAAGATTTGACGCAAGCAGTTTCACAGCAGCGTAAACCAAATACTTAA
- a CDS encoding response regulator, whose amino-acid sequence MIVDDSNIIRNRIQRAYDSGNFMLVATATSGVQAIEKFNMHRPDVITMDLTMPQMDGLECIEKIIAIDPDVRILVVSALSDKSTGIEALSLGASGFLCKPFSEEDLVESLYELMQD is encoded by the coding sequence ATGATTGTTGATGATTCCAATATTATCCGGAACCGGATTCAGCGGGCTTATGACTCAGGAAATTTCATGTTGGTTGCTACAGCAACCAGTGGTGTTCAAGCCATTGAAAAATTCAATATGCATCGCCCAGATGTCATCACGATGGATCTAACCATGCCGCAAATGGATGGTCTGGAATGTATCGAGAAGATTATTGCTATTGATCCTGATGTACGGATTTTGGTTGTATCGGCTTTGTCTGATAAATCTACAGGTATTGAAGCATTATCGTTGGGCGCCAGCGGGTTTCTCTGTAAACCTTTTTCAGAAGAAGATCTCGTAGAATCTTTGTATGAGCTGATGCAAGACTGA
- a CDS encoding LrgB family protein: protein MSFDSVFMATLAAILLTLAAHVIARVLARKISWLPMVITALVLVIVFLFILRWDYNNYYGVAKPVFDHLLGYVTVLLAVPLAAMSFKGLPIKSLTLIVVIASLVGALLPMSLAYIFSLSHDTILAFATRSVTTPIGLSVADLIKAPLAMANLIIIVSGLIGGTLARFLFRGIDDDRAKGLALGLAAHAFGTVEAWQISHTAGRYAAFGLAVNGLLTAVWVPIFIGALGI from the coding sequence ATGAGCTTTGATAGTGTATTTATGGCTACCCTTGCAGCGATATTACTGACTCTAGCGGCGCACGTGATTGCTCGCGTATTAGCAAGGAAGATATCTTGGCTGCCTATGGTTATCACTGCGCTTGTATTAGTCATCGTGTTCTTATTCATTCTGCGGTGGGATTACAATAATTATTACGGTGTTGCCAAACCAGTATTCGATCACTTATTAGGTTATGTAACCGTATTGCTAGCTGTACCACTGGCAGCGATGAGTTTTAAAGGTCTACCTATCAAAAGCTTAACTCTAATTGTGGTTATTGCTAGTCTGGTTGGGGCATTACTACCGATGTCATTGGCTTATATATTCTCACTGAGCCATGACACTATACTGGCCTTCGCTACCCGTTCTGTGACCACGCCTATTGGCCTGAGTGTGGCAGATTTGATTAAAGCACCTCTGGCAATGGCTAACTTAATTATTATTGTCTCAGGACTGATAGGTGGCACTTTGGCTCGATTTTTATTTCGCGGTATTGATGACGACCGTGCTAAAGGCTTGGCTTTAGGACTAGCGGCTCATGCCTTTGGTACCGTAGAAGCTTGGCAAATAAGTCATACTGCTGGACGCTATGCTGCGTTTGGACTGGCGGTGAACGGTTTGCTTACCGCAGTTTGGGTACCGATATTCATTGGGGCTTTAGGTATCTAG
- a CDS encoding multidrug effflux MFS transporter: protein MSAPKSSLPNRPVASERVRSADLPVAWIMMLGLIVAVGPLSIDMYLPALPSMADDFGVSTAFMANSVPAYFFGLVFGQLFYGPFSDRVGRVKPLYMGMTLYVIASIICATTSNEYVLFAGRTLQALGACVGAVVTRAAIRDRLTAKQTAKAFSIMILVMGLAPILAPSLGALFLQFFDWHSIFWFLAAFGVLNLLLTKFFFFETLTEENRNIRPAKEVLSQYWSLLKDPSFNYPAIGGGLLMGAMFVYISSASELIMDTYGISATHFGWLFGMNAAGFVALTQLNQWLTNRFRILSILRFGAMMQVISAGVLFVVGVFLGTDAWLPLVLACIFFCISGLGLTQPNASAIALAFQKRRAGMASALQGSLMFSVGIFGGLLLNLFPVNPVLKIGIAMFALMSLGCFLIWQIDRNLDLDDAE, encoded by the coding sequence ATGTCTGCTCCAAAATCCTCTCTGCCTAATAGACCTGTTGCTTCTGAGCGCGTGCGTTCTGCTGATTTGCCCGTTGCATGGATTATGATGCTCGGGCTGATTGTTGCGGTAGGACCATTATCCATTGATATGTATTTACCTGCATTACCATCAATGGCAGATGATTTTGGCGTATCAACGGCATTTATGGCTAACTCTGTTCCTGCCTATTTTTTTGGTTTAGTGTTTGGTCAACTGTTCTACGGTCCTTTTAGTGACCGCGTTGGTCGCGTCAAGCCTTTATATATGGGTATGACCTTATATGTGATTGCATCCATTATTTGTGCTACGACCAGTAACGAGTATGTCTTATTCGCTGGGCGTACGTTGCAAGCACTTGGGGCATGTGTAGGTGCCGTCGTTACTCGCGCAGCAATTCGTGATCGTCTTACTGCCAAACAAACTGCCAAAGCTTTTTCTATTATGATTTTGGTAATGGGGTTAGCGCCGATATTGGCTCCATCTCTCGGTGCGCTATTTTTGCAGTTCTTTGATTGGCATTCTATTTTTTGGTTTTTGGCAGCTTTTGGGGTGCTCAATCTACTATTAACCAAGTTCTTCTTTTTTGAAACCCTCACTGAAGAAAACCGTAATATTCGCCCGGCTAAAGAAGTACTGAGTCAGTATTGGAGCCTATTAAAAGATCCTAGCTTTAACTATCCAGCGATTGGTGGTGGGCTATTGATGGGGGCGATGTTTGTCTATATTAGCTCTGCTTCCGAGTTAATTATGGACACTTATGGCATATCAGCGACGCATTTCGGTTGGCTCTTTGGGATGAATGCTGCAGGGTTTGTAGCATTAACTCAGCTCAACCAATGGCTTACCAATCGCTTTCGTATCTTAAGCATATTACGCTTTGGCGCGATGATGCAGGTGATTTCTGCGGGCGTACTGTTCGTTGTAGGTGTCTTTCTTGGTACTGATGCTTGGCTGCCATTAGTACTTGCCTGTATTTTCTTCTGTATCTCAGGTTTAGGTTTAACTCAACCGAACGCCTCTGCCATTGCTCTGGCTTTTCAAAAACGCCGTGCTGGTATGGCGAGTGCATTGCAAGGCTCGCTCATGTTTTCGGTCGGTATCTTTGGTGGGTTATTGTTAAATCTGTTTCCGGTCAATCCAGTACTTAAGATTGGTATTGCCATGTTTGCGTTGATGAGTCTTGGCTGCTTCTTAATTTGGCAGATAGACCGTAATCTGGATTTAGATGATGCAGAATAG
- a CDS encoding chemotaxis protein CheX — protein MVKVEKLGVFLSSINAFFTQIDDAQVAISTPYLNNNRSAIGYDYSGVIEISGPLKGCVYVSAPSIMLREVIKVMGEPDSSITMMKDLLGEMANTISGNARTEFGSEFIISPPKIVEGAPSVSYLPKDRHSYITPFTWRGYEAVIGICIA, from the coding sequence ATGGTTAAAGTAGAGAAGTTAGGTGTGTTTCTAAGTTCGATTAATGCATTTTTTACGCAGATCGATGACGCACAAGTGGCTATTAGCACTCCTTATTTAAATAACAACAGAAGCGCTATTGGTTATGACTATAGCGGTGTTATTGAAATATCAGGCCCTCTTAAAGGCTGTGTTTATGTGAGCGCTCCAAGCATTATGCTGCGCGAGGTTATCAAAGTTATGGGTGAGCCTGATTCATCAATTACGATGATGAAAGACTTACTTGGTGAAATGGCCAATACCATATCTGGTAACGCGCGTACTGAATTTGGTTCGGAGTTCATCATCTCGCCACCTAAGATTGTTGAAGGTGCACCAAGCGTATCTTATCTGCCAAAAGACCGGCATAGTTACATTACACCCTTCACATGGCGCGGCTATGAGGCAGTGATAGGTATCTGTATCGCTTAA
- a CDS encoding lytic transglycosylase domain-containing protein, translated as MINIAPFFNRFLSPVLWTTVALSTLSVTAQAGNMYIYKDKGGQVLLTNVNPSGNFDKFTKKVKVTYYKDSKMYDGASNSTDYGSSSASRSGTRDAYDSYIRASASRHGIDPGLMKAMMHTESAFNPNARSPVGAQGLMQLMPATASRFKVSNPWNPADNIEGSAKYIAWLMRRFNNNVEFAIAGYNAGEGNVDKYNGIPPFKETRNYVKQVMSRYHSLYKNDSGLSGNTMSASNASVNSNDNSGGMQTVSYGTSNNSGSASYANSAYAALR; from the coding sequence ATGATAAATATTGCACCCTTCTTTAACCGTTTTTTATCTCCTGTTTTATGGACTACTGTTGCCCTATCTACTTTATCTGTTACTGCTCAAGCCGGTAACATGTATATTTATAAAGACAAAGGTGGACAAGTTCTCCTCACTAACGTCAATCCAAGTGGCAACTTCGATAAATTTACCAAAAAAGTAAAAGTTACTTATTATAAAGATTCAAAAATGTATGATGGTGCCAGCAATAGCACTGATTATGGCAGTAGCTCTGCGAGTAGAAGTGGTACTCGTGATGCCTATGACAGTTATATCCGTGCCTCTGCTTCTCGTCACGGTATTGATCCTGGCTTAATGAAAGCAATGATGCATACTGAATCAGCCTTTAATCCAAATGCACGCTCTCCTGTAGGAGCACAAGGCTTAATGCAATTGATGCCTGCTACAGCTAGTCGCTTTAAGGTTAGTAATCCGTGGAACCCTGCTGACAATATCGAAGGCTCGGCCAAATATATCGCTTGGCTCATGCGCCGCTTCAACAATAATGTTGAATTTGCGATTGCAGGTTACAACGCCGGAGAAGGCAACGTAGATAAATACAATGGTATTCCGCCTTTCAAAGAAACTCGTAACTATGTCAAACAAGTGATGAGCCGTTATCATAGTTTATATAAAAACGATTCTGGTCTCTCAGGTAACACTATGAGCGCAAGCAATGCGTCTGTTAATAGCAATGATAACAGTGGCGGGATGCAAACCGTCAGTTATGGCACTAGTAATAACAGTGGCAGTGCCAGTTATGCTAACTCTGCCTATGCTGCACTACGGTAA